The DNA sequence TCCACCTGGGCGTAGTATTCTTTTTCTACGCCGGGGCTGCGCACCTGCGCGCTTAGGGCCCCGTCGGTGGTGAGCAGCAGCAGGCCCTCGCTGGCCTCGTCGAGGCGCCCGATGGCCATGGTGCCGGGCGGGAAATCGTGCAGGGCCCCCAGAAACTGCTTGTTGCGCTCGCCCTTGAACTCGCTGCGGAACTGGCTGAGGCAGCCGTAAGGCTTGTGCAGCACAAAATGCCGGTGCGGCACGGCGGGGAGGCCTTCGGGAACGGCCGTGTCATTGGGCAGCGCTACCTGCAATTTTCTTATCTCCGTTGGTAGTTGGCTTGGGCTGGGCATTCGGCAAAAACAGGGCGCGGCAAACCGCAGGCCGCCGCGAGCCCGTGGGCTAATAATTGGTGTCCTTTTTCGTTAAGGTGCAGCTGGTCTACGAATAAGTCGTTGCTGTTGCCCAGCAAGTGGTACGAATCAAGCCACTGCACGTTGGGCAAAGCCGCCACCCGTTGCCGCAATAGCCAGCCGCCCCAACGCCGCAAGCGTGTCGCAACCGGGTCGATGCACGGTAGCGGAGAAACCATGACAAACGACGTCGTGGGGTGCTGCCGCACGTAGGCATTCAAGGCGCGGAAGGCCCGCCGGTGCCGCGCCGACAAGTGCCACAGCGCGGCCGTGAGAAAGCCAATGCCCACTAAGCGGGTGTAGCGGGCAAGGCGGCCACGCGGCGGTGCTGGTATCATTTCGAGCGAGGAATGCGCGGAGGGAGAGGACTGACCACCGCCGCGCTGCTTCTTGGTTTCTGACCGGTTGGTAAACTCGCGCCTGAACTGCGCAAGGATGGACCGCAGGCTGGGCGAAAACTCGTAATTTCCTAGCTGTAGCACCATGAGCGAGGGGCCCGCCGCTTCGAGCTTGGCCAGCTGCTCGGGCAAGCATACGAACTGCAAATTAGGTATTTGCATCACCAACGTACCAGCCAATTTTTCAGCGAGTAATTTGGGAAAAGCGCGGTCTGGACCGATGGGCCAGCCCACTACATGGCAGCCGCCCATGACGATAATTTCAACTGTTTTCATAGCAAAAAGTGGTGCCGAGTAGCGGCGGTGTGGGTCTTTTGAAGCCGCAACATAACATTAGTTTAACATAGGGTCATACGCAAGAGATATTTTACAGATGAAACTTGACTTACCACTGACCCCAAATAGCTGAATCCTGCTGCAAACCCTGGTAAAAAAAGCCCCGGGGCTAATCCCACCGCACCACCGGCCGTCAGCAGAGCCAGTTCGACTTTCCCTTCAAAATTCCATCATGGCCGACAAACCCATCATTTTTCCGCCCCAGAAGCAAGACGCCGGCGCTGGTAAGCCCGGCTTCGAATAGAAAATGACCCCCAGGGCGGAATTCATCCGCGAAGGCTACAAGGGGGCTGAGAAACTCAAGGGTAAAATTGCCCTCATCACGGGCGGCGACTCGGGCATTGGGCGGGCCGTGGCCGTGCACTTTGCCGTGGAAGGGGGCCGACGTGGCCATCTGCTATTTTCCCACCGAGCAGCAGGACGCCGAAAAAACCCAGGAGCTGGCGCAGGGCCACGACCGGCGCTGCCTGTTGCTGCCCGGCGACCTCAAGCAACGCGAGTTCTGCAAGGAGGTTTTGGTGCGCACCGTAGCCGAGTACGGCCAGCTTGATGTGCTGGTGAACAACGCCGCTGAGCAAAACTAGCACGATACGCTGGAAGACATCACGGACGATGAGCTGGATAGCATCTTCAACCTCAACATCATCGCCATGTTCCGCATCACGCGGGCGGCGCTCAAGCACCTCAAGGAAGGCGCGGCCATCATCAACACCACCTCGGTGAACGCCTACAAAGGCAACGAGATGCTGCTCGACTACACCTCGACCAAGGGTGCGATTGAGGCGTTCACGCGGGCCCTGTCGTTGCAGCTCATCAAGAAAGACATTCGGGTAAACTCGGTGGCCCCGGGCCCCATCTGGACGCCCTTCATCGTGGGGGTGTGCCTGCTGAAGCTGCCCCTGTTCGGGCACGACACCCCAATGGGCCGCGCCGGCCAGCCTTCGGAAGTGGCCCCAGCCTACGTGTTCCTGGCTTCGGAAGACGCCTTCTACTTCTCGGACCAAACGCTGCACCCCAACGGCTAACCGATGATAAATCCTTAAAAATTAAGTAATAACAGGTCATTAAGGCCGGGCCTGGGTAACCCCGCGCCGGGCCCGGCCGTATTAGTTTCCTAAAACTGCAAAAGAGCGGTTTTACAATTCTTAATCTTGCCTTTATGAACACCAAACTGCTGGGCCTGTTGGCCGTCGCCGCACTTACTACCGCTTCCTGCTCGCAAGAGAAAAAAACCGAAACCACGGAAACCACCGCCACCGTGCCCGCCGACGCGGCGGCCACCCAACCGATGGCCGTGGATACGCTGGCCTACCGCAGCTCGGCCGCTGCCCTGGCCGCTCGCGTGGCCGCCGACCTCAACCCCGCCGATACGGCCCTGCCCACCAAGTTGCGCCCCATTTACTACACCCGGGGCCGCGTACTGCGCGACATTGAGGCCCGCAAGGACACCGCCGGCGTTTACGCCGCCACGAAGGCCACCAACGACCAGGCCAGCAACGCGGTAAAGGCCGCTGTGCCCGCCACCGAGTACAAAACCTACACCACTAAGCAAAGTGCTTACTACGTGGGCCCCTACACCAGGGCCGTAGCAGAAGCCACCGAAACCAAGCCTAGCCTCGGCGCCCGCGTGGGCCAGGGCTCGGGCATAAAGAAGCTCGAAAACAGCGAAGACGAAGGCAAGGTGAAGTACGAGAACGGCGCGAAAATCAAGCGTAGCGACGATGGCTCGCTGAAAATTAAGCGCGCCGACGGCACCAAAATCAAAATCGACGAAGACGGCCACCGCACCGTGAAGAAGCCTCTGCTCTAATCAGCACGCACGGCGCAAGCCCCGCATTGTCCCGAAAGCCCTCCCCTGTACGGGGGAGGACTTTTTTTTGGGCCGCAATTTGCCTGGGGGCCCTGCCGGCCCGCTGCAACAACCGGCGCCGGCCGCGGCGCGCCAAAGGCAGTGTAGGTGCAATGCCTTGATAATCTATTCTTAACAGTGTGCTCATGACCCTTAAAACTTTGGTTCTGCTGGCCGTGGCGGCGCTGGCTACTGCCGCATGCTCGCAAGAGAAGGAGGCTGAAAACACGGCCGCTACCTCGGCGTACTTGCCCACCAACGGGGCCCCGGCCGCCGCCGTTTCGGCCCTCGACACCATGCAGCTGCGCAACGACGCCGACGTGGTGGCTATGCGCGTGGCCCGCGACTTGCAAATCACCGACCCCACCTTGCTCACGCGCATTCGCAACGAGTACTACGCCCGGGGCCGGGCGCTGCAAGGCTACTCTGCCCAGTACGCCGCCGATACGGCTGGGGAATACGCCGCCGTACGGGCTACCAACGAGCAAACCAGCCGCCGCCTGAAATCGGCCTTTACCCCTCATCAGTACCAGGCTTACGCCAGCCGCCAGGCGGCCTACTACGCGCCGCCGCGCCCCGGTGCGGTGGCGCCCGTGGCCGCCCGCCCGGCGGCCCTGGCCGTGCCCCCGCTGGGCGCCAAGCCCCTCGGCGCCAAGGGCCGCTACCGGGCTCCGGGCGCCAAGGTGACGTTCCAGAAGGTGAAGTACGCCAACGGCGTCAAGATCAAGCGCAACTTCGACGGCTCGCTAAAAATCAAGCGCGCCGACGGCACCATCATCAAATTCGACAAAAAAGGCCACCGCACTGTGAAAAAGCCCTTGTTTTAAGCCGGTACGCTGGGCCCTGGGGCCCTAAAAAAGGCCGTTTCCCGCCCGGGAAACGGCCTTTTCGCGTTAGCTGGCGAGTATTACCAGCGCCAGGTGAGGCTGGCCCCGGTGAAGGGCCCGTACACGAACGGCGCGGGTTGCGCCCGCCGGTACCAGGGCTTGGGCAGGGCCAGGCCGGTGGCCGGGCTGAGGCGGGTACGGCCGTGGGCCACGGCAATTTTGGCGAAGCCGTAGCCTAAGGCAATGCCCAGCGGATAGTCGGAGGACCAGTGCACGCCGTTGTTGAGCATGGCCGCGCCCAGCACCGTCATCAGGCCGTAGCCCACGGGGCGGATGAAGCGGTACTCAGGGTAGTTGTCGGCGATGACCGTGACCGTGGCCATGGCCGTAGCCAGGTGTCCGGTGGGGAAGGCATCGTGCTGGGGTACTGCGTTTTGGTAGTCGTTGTAGTTGGGCAGCAGGTTCCACTCGCCCCGGGGCTTGGTCGATACGTTGGGGCTTTGGCGGCCGGTGAGGTGCTTGAGCAGCTGCGTGGCCAGGCCGGTAGTGAGGATGGCCTCGCCGAGCTGGCTGGAGGTTTGCAGGGCCCGGTTGTCGTGCCCGAAAATGCCGTAGGCCAAAAAGCTGCTGGCAATGGTGAGGTGCGTCCAGCCGTCGCCGAGGAAGTACAGCGAGGTGTTGAAGTTATCGGGCGCGTTGTACTCGATGGGCAGGTTGATGCTGCCGATGTGAAAGGGCAGGCGAAACAGGTTGCGCTGCTTGTCTTCGGCGGTGATGCCCAGGCCGCGGCCGCCGCGCTGCACCCCGTCGGTGATGAGCTGGTCGAAGGCGTACAGCACCACGCTGCTGCCCACGATGCCTACCAGCATGGGCACGTTTTTCTTCTTGAAAGCGTAGCCCGGCAGCTCTGCCACGTCGCGCGGGATGTGGTAGAGCCACTGGAAGGGCCGGGGCTTTTCGTAGTGCCAGGTTACGCCCGGGGCCACCGTATAATCGGTGCGGCGGGCGTGGCGGGGCTTGGCGGGCAGCGAATCGGCGGGGGCCCCCGCGGCGGTAGCGGCGGTGGGGCGAACGGTATCGGCCAGTGCGGCGGGGCGGGGAGCGGCCACCGAGTCGGGGCGCGGGGTGGGCGCGGCGGCGGCCGAACCCAGGGCAAGCAGCAAGGTCAACGGCAGCACAAGAAGCTGCCAGGGCCCCCGCCGATGCGGGTAGCAAATTAACATGTTGATAACGAAAGCAATAAAATAAAACGCCGGGCAAATAGTACGCGGCCGCCCGCAGGCCGCCGCCGGGGCCCCGGCCGGGGCAAAGATAACGTGCGCATAACATCGGCCGGGGCCCCGGCGGGTTGGCGGGCCCCGGCGTACCTTTCAGCGAGGGGCCCCGGCCCCGTTGCTGCCCACCTGCCCTGCCCTTATGAACCCCGCCGCCGTCCCCACTGCGCCGCCCGCGCCCGTTGCCGCCTCCAACCCGTACCAAGCCCCGTTTGAGGCGCTGCGCCACCGGGCCCCCGCCCTGCGCCAGGAAGACGTGGCTGCCCGCCGCACCCGCCTGCGCCGGCTGGGCGACTGGCTGGCGGCCAACCGCACGGCCATCCAGGAAGCGCTGTACGCCGACTTCCGCAAGCCGCCGTCGGAAACCGACATCACTGAAATCTGGGCCGCGCAGGTCGAGCTGAAGCACACTGCGGCGCACCTCAAGAAGTGGATGGCCCGGCGCCGGGTGGGCACGCCGCTGGCCCTGGCCGGCACCCGCGGCTGGGTGCAGGTCGAGCCCAAGGGCGTGGTGCTCATCATCGCGCCCTGGAACTACCCCTTCTACCTGGCCGTCGACCCGCTGGTGTCGGCCATTGCCGCCGGCAACGCGGTGGTTATCAAGCCCGCCGAGCAGACGCCTGCCACCGCGGCCCTGCTGCGGCGCATGGTGGAGGAGCTGTTTCGGCCCGATGAAGTGCTGGTGGTGGAGGGCGACAAGGACGTGGCTACCGACCTGCTGCGCCTGCCCTGGGACCATATTTTCTTCACCGGCTCGCCCGCGGTGGGCAAAATTGTGATGCGCGCCGCCGCCGAGCACCTTAGCGGCCTCACCCTGGAGCTGGGCGGCAAGAGCCCGGCCATCGTGGACGCCACCGCTAACCTGCGCGACGCGGCCGAGAAAATCGTGTGGGGCAAGTTCCTCAACGCCGGCCAAACCTGCGTGGCCCCCGACTACCTGCTGGTGCAGCGCCCCGTGCTGGGGCCCCTGGTGGAGGAGATGAAGGCTGCCATCGGCCGCTTCTACAACCCCGCCGGAGCTGGCATCAAGGCCTCCGATTCGTACGCCCGCGTGGTGAACCCCCACCACTTCGGCCGCCTGGCCGCGCTGCTGGAAGACGCCAAAACCCGCGGCGCCACCGTGGCTACCGGCGGCGCCTTCGATGCGGCCCAGCAGTACCTGGAGCCCACCGTGCTCACTAACGTGCCCGCCGGGTCCGCCGTGCTCGAAGAAGAGATTTTTGGGCCTCTGCTGCCCGTGCTGACCTTTGATGAACTGCCCGACGCGGCCGCCTACATCAACGCCCGGCCCAAGCCGCTGGCCCAGTACGTGTTCACCACCAGCCCGGCCAACCGCCGCTACCTGCTCGGGGCCGTGGCGGCCGGCGGCGCGGCCGTGAACGAAACCATCCTGCACCTGGCCCACCCCGAGCTGCCGTTTGGCGGCGTGGGCACCTCGGGCTTGGGCAAGGCGCACGGCCACGCCGGCTTTCTGGCCTTCAGCAACGAGAAGGGCGTGCTGCAACAGCGCGTGGGCTTCACTGCCCTCAAGCCCATGTACCCGCCCTACACCAGCCGGACCAAGCGCCTGATTGGCTGGTTGCTAACGTATTTGTAGGGCCCCCGGGGCCCCGGCAAACGTACCTTTGACGAGTTAATGACAACGACTATGGGACACGTTGAACCGCAAACGCGCCGCTACACGCCAGAAGAATACATGGCCCTAGAGGAGAAAAGTGAGGTGCGCCATGAGTACTTCGACGGCGAAATATTTGCTATGGCGGGGGCCAGTGCCCCTCACAACCTGATAAAAGGAAACATGATAGCGGCCTTAAGGCCAGGGGTACGGCAACGGGGCTGCCGGGTATTTGATGAAAATATGCGCCTGGCTGTGCAGGAGAGGAAATATTATACCTACCCCGACATTATGGTAAGCTGCGACCCGGACGACCGCCGCGACCCGTACCTGATTCGCCAGCCCATGTTAATCGTGGAAGTTCTATCGCCCTCCACCGCCGAGTACGACCGGACGGAGAAATTTGCGCAGTACCAAAAGCTCACCAGCTTGCGCCATTACCTGCTGGTGTCGCAGACCGCATGGGTGGTGGAGTGGTTCCGGCGCGACGATGCCGGGCAGTGGATTTACACGCTGCTGAGCGAGCTGGCCGATGTGCTCGAAATCCCCGACCTGGGCCTACGCCTGCCGCTGGCTGAGTTGTACGATGACACCGATGTAGCCCCGTTGCGCATGACGCCTTCGCTTCTTTAAAACAGCCACAGAGCTTACACAACCGGGCGATTTGTAACCCCAGTGGGGCGGCCCGTCGGCAGTAAAAATAATGACTACTAAACCTAAAGCCCCGGCGGGGCGACCCTAATGAATGGGTCGCCCCGCTGGGGCCTTAGCGTTGTTGTACAGTTACTACCGACGGGCCGCCCCGCTGGGGTTATAATTCGCCTGGTTGCATAAGTCTTGAGTCGCTCAGGCAGCGTATCGTAGCAAGCTGCGGCGCTTATTGCCGCGCCATTTCGGCTTGCACCTGGGCTTGCTTGGCCTTGAACTCGCGGTACTTGGCGGGACCCATAATCTTTTGCAGTTCGGCCTGGGAGGTGATGTTGATGCGCTTAAGGGCGGCGGCTAGCTCAGGCGACTGGGCGGGGTGCTGCTGCTTGGCGGCATTGGCTTGCTCCACGGTGCCGTTGAGAACGGTGCGGATGCGGCCCGTTTGATTGGGGGCGAGCTTGAGCACGGTGGCCATGGCGTCGGCCAGGTCGCGGGCGGCGGTGACGGGTGTGGGCGCGGCCGGCGCGGGGCCCACTTCGGTTACCGGGGCCGGGGCCTTCGCGCGCTTGTGAAACACCGAGCAGCCCGAAGCCGCCAGGCCCAGGGCCAATACTAGGGTAGAAAAACGGGCAGAATGCATAAGCGGGAAAATAGCCATACCCGCACGGTTACGCAAAAACCGCTCCTGGGTACGCTGCCCACCTAAAAAAACGGTTTCGGGGCCCCTGGCTACTGGTTCCCATGGCGCAGGCGCCGCTCAATCTTGCTACGGCGGTGCGCAAAATTGCGCCGCTCGAATTCGCCGAACCGCAGCGAGTCGATGCGGGCGTCGGTCAGGGCCTCGATGCGGCGCAGCTCGGTGTGGCGGGCGCGGCCGTGCAGGCGCTGCCGCGCGGCGGCCCGCAGGACCAGCCGTTGCGCAATGGCGTCGTTCAGCCGGGCGCGGCGGGTGGGCCCCAGGCCGTTGATGAACCCGTACACGCCGCCCCTGCAGTTGCCAAACAGCACCACCACCAGGGGCAGCAGCACCAGCCCAAAGCGCGCCGGACGTTTCATGCCCAAAGCAACGCATTTTCAGCCAATAGATTAGCGCGCCTACTGCACTGCCACCGCGCGGGCCGCTACGGGCAGCGTGGCCTTCAGGCCCTGGGCCGTGTAGTGGGCCAGGCCCATAATGGTGAGCATGGGGTTCACGCCCGAGCACGCCGGGAAGGCCGCGCCGTCGGCCACGTACAGGCCGGGCAGTTCCACGGTTTCGCCCGTGATGCGCACGGGGTGGGTGGCCGCGTCGCCGCCCATGCGGGCGGTGCTCATCTGGTGGGCGCTGTAGAGGCCAAACTGATTTGGCCGCCAGCCCAGATGCGGCAGTTGGGCCAGCCGCTCAGGGTGGCACAGGGCCCCATTTTCGGCCTTCAAAATGGGCAGTGTGCCGTGGGGCAGGTAGATGGTGTGGGCCCCGGCGGCGGCGTGGATTTCGGCCGCCGCCCGCACGCCGGCCAGCAGGTTGCCGCGGTCGAAGTCCGACAGCGTGTAGTCAATCAGTGGGGCCCCTTGCCGGTCCACGCGCACGCGGCCGCCGTCGCGGTCGCGGGTGAGGGCGATGAACGAGCCGAGGTGGGCGGCCCCGGCCATCATTTCGCGGTGCTGGGCCCCGCTCAGCCAGGGTAGCACGGTGCTCAGCAGGCCGGGGTGAATGGGGGGCGTTTCGAGCTTCACGCCGAAGTTGGTGCCGTGCCGGCGGGTGTGGGCGTCGTTCACCACGCTCATGCTGGGGCCGTGCCACGAGTGCATGGCCCAGGGGTACTGCGCGGCCACGATGAGGGTGGGGTGCAGGTGCAGGTGGCGGCCCAGGTGCGGGTGGCGCAGGCCCGAGCGCAGCAGCAGGGCCGGCGTCTGGATGGCCCCGGCGGCCACCACCACGCAGCGGGCCCGCACCTGCACGCGCACGGCGGGCCCGTCGGCGGGGGCGTACACGGCCTCGGCGCCGGCGGCGCGGCCGTGGGCCCGGGTGATACGTTCAACGCGGGCATCGGCCAGCAGACGGGCCCCGTGGCGGGCGGCCAGGGGCAAATACGTGTTCAAGGTGCCCTGCTTATGGCCGTGCCCATCGCCGAGCGACGAGTACCCCAGGGCCCTAAAATGCGCGTCGGAGCCATCTAGGTTTCGCTCGTTGCGCGGAATCAGCTTTACGTCCTGGCCCAGGCGCCTCGAGCCGTCCCATAGGGCTTGGTTTTGGCCGTTGTGGCGGGCGTAATCGGTGTTCACGCCCAGTGTCTCGCTCACAGCGTCGAGGCTCTGCTGGAAATCGGGGCCCGTGAAGTGGGGCGCCTGGTGCTCGTGGGCCCATTCCTCCAGCACGTAATCGGGGGTGCGGAAGGCGCCGGCCCAGTTCACGGTGGTGCCGCCGCCCAGGCACGAGCCGGCCAGGATGCCCACGCCGCCGTCGTGGGTGCCGAGGGTGCCGCGGGCGTCGTACAGGGCCCCCATCATGTCGGTTTCGCGCTGCGTGAAGTCGCGCCCGTGGTAGTAGGGGCCCTTTTCCAGCACCAGCACGTCGAAGCCCGCGGCGGCCAGCTCGCCGGCCACCACGCCGCCGCCCGCCCCTGAGCCCACCACCAGCACGTCGCAGTCGTAGGTCGTATCCACGCGGGGCCGCAGCGTTTCGAGGGGCCGGGCGGTGTCGGTGGGGGCGTCGGCGGGGCCGGGGTAGCCCAGGGCGTCCCAGGCGGCGGGGCGGCCGGGCCGGCTGCCGCCGTAGTATAGGAACAGGCACAGCTTGCGCAGGGCCTGAAACCCCTTGCGCAGCGGCGGCAGCCGCGAGGCGGCCCAGCTTTGCAGCAGCTCCTCGCGCTGGGCGGCGCTCAGCTGCGCAAACGGCCGCAGGGGCCCCAGCCAGGTGAGGCCCACCACGGGCTGGCCCAGTAGGTCGAGCAGCTGCCCGAACTCGGCCTGGGCCCCGGCGGGCTGGGCGCGCACGGCGGCCGCAAACTGGTCGAGGTCAACGCCCTCGGACCCGGCGGGCAGGCCGGGGGCGGGCGGCAGCAGCGTATCGGCCACGGCGCGGACCACGGCGGCGCGGGCGGGGGTAAGGTCGAACATCGGGCAAAAAATTTGGGACGGGAACGGTCCGGAAAAGATAGGCATTTTCGGGCAAAGTAGTAGGCGTGCCGAGT is a window from the Hymenobacter nivis genome containing:
- a CDS encoding SGNH/GDSL hydrolase family protein is translated as MKTVEIIVMGGCHVVGWPIGPDRAFPKLLAEKLAGTLVMQIPNLQFVCLPEQLAKLEAAGPSLMVLQLGNYEFSPSLRSILAQFRREFTNRSETKKQRGGGQSSPSAHSSLEMIPAPPRGRLARYTRLVGIGFLTAALWHLSARHRRAFRALNAYVRQHPTTSFVMVSPLPCIDPVATRLRRWGGWLLRQRVAALPNVQWLDSYHLLGNSNDLFVDQLHLNEKGHQLLAHGLAAACGLPRPVFAECPAQANYQRR
- a CDS encoding phosphatase PAP2 family protein, giving the protein MTLLLALGSAAAAPTPRPDSVAAPRPAALADTVRPTAATAAGAPADSLPAKPRHARRTDYTVAPGVTWHYEKPRPFQWLYHIPRDVAELPGYAFKKKNVPMLVGIVGSSVVLYAFDQLITDGVQRGGRGLGITAEDKQRNLFRLPFHIGSINLPIEYNAPDNFNTSLYFLGDGWTHLTIASSFLAYGIFGHDNRALQTSSQLGEAILTTGLATQLLKHLTGRQSPNVSTKPRGEWNLLPNYNDYQNAVPQHDAFPTGHLATAMATVTVIADNYPEYRFIRPVGYGLMTVLGAAMLNNGVHWSSDYPLGIALGYGFAKIAVAHGRTRLSPATGLALPKPWYRRAQPAPFVYGPFTGASLTWRW
- a CDS encoding aldehyde dehydrogenase family protein yields the protein MNPAAVPTAPPAPVAASNPYQAPFEALRHRAPALRQEDVAARRTRLRRLGDWLAANRTAIQEALYADFRKPPSETDITEIWAAQVELKHTAAHLKKWMARRRVGTPLALAGTRGWVQVEPKGVVLIIAPWNYPFYLAVDPLVSAIAAGNAVVIKPAEQTPATAALLRRMVEELFRPDEVLVVEGDKDVATDLLRLPWDHIFFTGSPAVGKIVMRAAAEHLSGLTLELGGKSPAIVDATANLRDAAEKIVWGKFLNAGQTCVAPDYLLVQRPVLGPLVEEMKAAIGRFYNPAGAGIKASDSYARVVNPHHFGRLAALLEDAKTRGATVATGGAFDAAQQYLEPTVLTNVPAGSAVLEEEIFGPLLPVLTFDELPDAAAYINARPKPLAQYVFTTSPANRRYLLGAVAAGGAAVNETILHLAHPELPFGGVGTSGLGKAHGHAGFLAFSNEKGVLQQRVGFTALKPMYPPYTSRTKRLIGWLLTYL
- a CDS encoding Uma2 family endonuclease — translated: MGHVEPQTRRYTPEEYMALEEKSEVRHEYFDGEIFAMAGASAPHNLIKGNMIAALRPGVRQRGCRVFDENMRLAVQERKYYTYPDIMVSCDPDDRRDPYLIRQPMLIVEVLSPSTAEYDRTEKFAQYQKLTSLRHYLLVSQTAWVVEWFRRDDAGQWIYTLLSELADVLEIPDLGLRLPLAELYDDTDVAPLRMTPSLL
- a CDS encoding FAD-dependent oxidoreductase, with translation MFDLTPARAAVVRAVADTLLPPAPGLPAGSEGVDLDQFAAAVRAQPAGAQAEFGQLLDLLGQPVVGLTWLGPLRPFAQLSAAQREELLQSWAASRLPPLRKGFQALRKLCLFLYYGGSRPGRPAAWDALGYPGPADAPTDTARPLETLRPRVDTTYDCDVLVVGSGAGGGVVAGELAAAGFDVLVLEKGPYYHGRDFTQRETDMMGALYDARGTLGTHDGGVGILAGSCLGGGTTVNWAGAFRTPDYVLEEWAHEHQAPHFTGPDFQQSLDAVSETLGVNTDYARHNGQNQALWDGSRRLGQDVKLIPRNERNLDGSDAHFRALGYSSLGDGHGHKQGTLNTYLPLAARHGARLLADARVERITRAHGRAAGAEAVYAPADGPAVRVQVRARCVVVAAGAIQTPALLLRSGLRHPHLGRHLHLHPTLIVAAQYPWAMHSWHGPSMSVVNDAHTRRHGTNFGVKLETPPIHPGLLSTVLPWLSGAQHREMMAGAAHLGSFIALTRDRDGGRVRVDRQGAPLIDYTLSDFDRGNLLAGVRAAAEIHAAAGAHTIYLPHGTLPILKAENGALCHPERLAQLPHLGWRPNQFGLYSAHQMSTARMGGDAATHPVRITGETVELPGLYVADGAAFPACSGVNPMLTIMGLAHYTAQGLKATLPVAARAVAVQ